From a region of the Syngnathus typhle isolate RoL2023-S1 ecotype Sweden linkage group LG12, RoL_Styp_1.0, whole genome shotgun sequence genome:
- the sec14l7 gene encoding SEC14-like protein 2: protein MSGRVGELSAEQAAWLAQFRDRIGDILPELPAQHDHYLLRWLRARSFNVPKAEVMIRKHLDFRRNMKADTVISDWTPPEVITRYVSGGMCGYDKEGNPIWYDLVGPLDPKGLLMSASKQDFLRTKMRNMEMLQRECEKQSEKLGVNVEAITLIYDCEGLGFKHMWKPAIETYGEILTMFEDNYPEALKRVLLIKAPKLFPMAYNLIKRFLCEETRRKLTVVGSNWQEVLRKHVDAEQLPVVYGGTRTDPDGDPRCRTMINYGGTVPQSYYIQNSIKVQYDTTVNIGRGAVLQLDVHVSAPCSLLRWQFASDGADIGFGVFRRAAPGGQQETADVLEVLPSQRYNAHLVPEDNMITCPEAGVYVLSFDNSYSILQSKRVSYTAEVLPPAVRPSVRPSP from the exons ATGAGCGGGCGCGTTGGAGAGTTGAGCGCCGAACAAGCTGCTTGGCTGGCGCAG TTTCGCGACCGAATCGGAGACATCCTTCCCGAACTGCCGGCCCAACACGACCACTACCTGCTCCGCTGGCTCCGAG CCCGAAGCTTCAATGTCCCCAAAGCTGAAGTGATGATCAGGAAG CACCTGGACTTCCGGAGGAACATGAAGGCGGACACCGTCATTTCCGACTGGACGCCACCTGAG GTGATCACGCGCTACGTGTCGGGCGGCATGTGCGGCTACGACAAGGAAGGCAACCCCATCTGGTACGACTTGGTGGGCCCGCTGGACCCCAAAGGGCTTCTGATGTCGGCCAGCAAGCAGGACTTCTTGAGGACCAAGATGCGCAACATGGAGATGCTGCAGAGGGAATGTGAAAAGCAGTCGGAGAAG TTGGGCGTCAACGTGGAGGCCATCACGCTCATCTACGACTGCGAGGGTCTGGGCTTCAAGCACATGTGGAAGCCGGCCATCGAGACGTACGGCGAG aTCCTCACCATGTTTGAGGACAACTATCCGGAAGCGCTCAAGAGGGTCCTCCTCATCAAAG CTCCCAAACTGTTTCCGATGGCCTACAACCTGATCAAGCGCTTCCTCTGCGAGGAGACGCGACGCAAGCTCACGGTTGTCGGAA GCAACTGGCAGGAAGTACTTCGTAAGCACGTGGACGCCGAGCAGCTTCCGGTGGTGTACGGTGGAACCCGCACGGACCCGGACGGAGATCCTCGCTGCAGAACCATG ATCAACTACGGCGGCACGGTGCCGCAGTCGTACTACATCCAGAACTCAATCAAGGTCCAGTACGACACCACGGTGAACATCGGCCGCGGCGCCGTCTTGCAGCTGGACGTCCACGTGAGCGCCCCCTGCAGCCTGCTGAG gtGGCAGTTCGCCAGCGACGGGGCGGACATTGGCTTCGGGGTGTTCCGACGCGCGGCGCCGGGCGGTCAGCAGGAGACGGCGGACGTGTTGGAGGTGCTTCCCAGCCAACGCTACAACGCGCACCTGGTGCCCGAGGACAACATGATCACCTGCCCCGAGGCGGGAGTGT ACGTTTTGTCTTTCGACAACAGTTACAGCATCTTGCAGTCCAAGCGGGTCAGCTACACGGCGGAGGTGCTGCCTcccgccgtccgtccgtccgtccgtccgtcacctTGA